In Wenyingzhuangia fucanilytica, the following are encoded in one genomic region:
- a CDS encoding DoxX family protein has product MKFITQLFRLFTGALFIFSGFVKLVDPLGSAYKFEEYFGSDVLNLEFLIPFALPLAILLIVTELVLGFALLIGYKTKITLCSLFGITALFLFLTWYSAFYDKVTDCGCFGDAIKLSPWETFYKNIVFIILILWMLFAHKHIKPLFGKNINQWLIFLSVFSSLYIVYHVLTYLPLIDFRPYAVGKNIKEGMKYNEDGEIPPVHDFYLESDTEDLTETILNAPKALLIVANNLEHSEKESWKNIVALANEAKNQGYLVYALSSSSSNLVKKTIDDHKLPFEILFCDATTLKTIVRANPGILIIKNATVTQKENWKNIENIKL; this is encoded by the coding sequence ATGAAATTCATCACCCAACTCTTTAGACTGTTTACTGGAGCATTATTTATTTTTTCTGGCTTTGTAAAATTGGTAGACCCCTTAGGATCTGCCTATAAATTTGAAGAGTATTTTGGGTCTGATGTTTTAAATTTAGAATTTTTAATTCCTTTTGCATTACCACTAGCCATTTTATTAATTGTAACTGAGTTGGTTTTAGGATTTGCTTTGCTTATTGGTTACAAAACCAAAATAACTCTTTGTAGTTTGTTTGGAATTACCGCTTTGTTTTTATTCCTAACCTGGTATTCTGCTTTTTATGATAAAGTTACAGATTGTGGCTGTTTTGGTGATGCTATAAAACTATCTCCTTGGGAAACTTTTTACAAAAACATTGTATTTATTATACTAATCCTTTGGATGTTATTTGCTCATAAACACATCAAACCTTTGTTTGGAAAAAATATCAATCAATGGTTGATATTTCTATCTGTATTTTCTTCTTTGTATATCGTTTATCATGTACTAACCTATTTACCCCTTATTGATTTTAGACCTTATGCTGTTGGGAAAAACATCAAAGAAGGAATGAAATATAACGAAGATGGCGAAATTCCTCCTGTACATGATTTTTATTTAGAATCGGACACAGAAGATTTAACAGAAACCATTTTAAATGCCCCAAAAGCATTATTAATTGTTGCTAACAATCTTGAACACAGCGAAAAAGAATCGTGGAAAAATATTGTTGCCTTAGCCAATGAAGCTAAAAACCAAGGGTATTTAGTTTATGCACTTTCTAGTAGTAGCTCTAATTTGGTTAAAAAAACTATTGACGATCATAAATTACCTTTTGAAATTTTATTCTGCGATGCTACTACTTTAAAAACCATAGTAAGGGCTAATCCTGGAATTTTAATCATCAAAAACGCCACTGTTACCCAAAAAGAAAACTGGAAGAATATAGAGAATATTAAGCTATAA
- a CDS encoding carboxypeptidase-like regulatory domain-containing protein, whose protein sequence is MKGFFFKLHFLLFILFNTLTHAQSIEVKGSITDQETKSPIDFATVQLEDPKNHQLIAYDFSDEKGSFLIEGKTLNDSISVVISYIGYTTFKKTVTVKNKKIDLGKITLNSSAENLDAIVITATPPVLIKNDTTQFNASAFKTRDDAVAEDLLKKLPGVSIDLETGGIQVNGVDVTRILVNGEPFFSNNPKIAMKVIDKDIIAKIEITNTQTDEEEFTKTNDSAVEAKTINIILKKRKNGNMFGNAIAGLGTNNRYEANGVFNRLKDKSLFTAIAFANNVNKNNLSYDEDDGVNSIDNSRSINTESNIGTNYSDKLQNGDRINIDYLYSNNNKVRNYRTDSENLLPNSTNYSIQNTEQEDKNFSHNANIKLNNNITQNFKVFTNAKLYYRDRDYSSKRDKSTEDSSETLINTSKSDNKIKQIYRRLNSSLSAIYRFPKLNSYINYRINTAVKDSDNKTGNISKTDIFGNNARTILRNQQIQQNNKVKEYKHTLKYNQRLGSKNHIEYAFISTTENQDNVKEVFDIDESNNSSSLNSSISFDQIINTEKKEHQIGYGYRSKKIQYRFKASKLHTRLTNDELSRDIGVSRDFNDIILYSNLRYRFPNDLFLDLNYKTDSDIPRASELLTITDNTNPLFIRIGNPSLKRELEHSASVNMRMFLKKSKVFIYNRLTYSTVTDKIIDVENVNPDDLVTTRTYINNSSNNQYSLRGSISKDYKKAPYFYSIKMKWNANVGDNSHLINDILYKSHYAALSPSFYTELNYNDIFEISPFYKLSLNKTQFSTDNIKDQSVTQHTMGIDFSTFAPEKFTLYNQIQYNYNPQFEKGYGREALIWNITANYNLIPNKAKLKLTVYNILNQYNNTTRSFSESKNTTDTYEVLQQYAMLSFRYNFKN, encoded by the coding sequence ATGAAAGGCTTTTTTTTTAAACTTCATTTTTTATTATTTATTTTATTTAACACCCTTACGCACGCACAAAGTATTGAAGTAAAAGGGAGCATAACAGACCAAGAAACAAAATCTCCTATTGATTTTGCCACTGTACAGCTTGAAGACCCCAAAAACCATCAGTTAATAGCTTATGATTTTTCTGATGAAAAAGGAAGTTTTCTTATAGAGGGAAAAACTTTAAATGATAGTATTTCTGTAGTAATTTCTTATATAGGATATACTACTTTTAAAAAAACTGTTACAGTTAAAAACAAAAAAATTGATTTAGGTAAAATTACCCTAAACTCTTCTGCAGAAAATTTAGACGCCATTGTTATTACAGCGACTCCTCCTGTACTTATCAAAAATGATACTACTCAATTTAATGCTTCTGCTTTTAAAACTAGAGACGATGCTGTTGCCGAAGATTTATTAAAAAAACTACCCGGTGTTTCTATCGATTTAGAAACTGGAGGCATACAAGTAAACGGAGTTGATGTAACAAGGATTTTAGTAAACGGTGAACCTTTTTTTAGCAATAATCCTAAAATTGCTATGAAAGTAATTGACAAAGATATTATTGCCAAAATAGAAATCACTAATACCCAAACTGACGAAGAAGAGTTTACTAAAACCAACGACAGTGCTGTAGAAGCAAAAACCATTAACATTATTCTTAAAAAAAGAAAAAATGGGAATATGTTTGGAAATGCCATTGCTGGATTAGGGACTAATAATAGGTACGAAGCTAATGGAGTATTTAACAGACTTAAAGACAAATCTCTATTTACCGCCATTGCTTTTGCCAACAATGTAAACAAAAACAACCTTAGTTATGATGAAGACGATGGTGTAAACTCAATAGACAATTCAAGATCTATAAATACAGAAAGTAACATTGGTACCAATTATTCTGACAAACTACAAAATGGCGATAGAATAAATATAGATTATCTTTATTCTAACAATAACAAAGTAAGAAACTATAGAACCGATAGCGAAAATTTATTACCAAACAGTACCAATTACAGCATACAAAACACAGAGCAAGAAGATAAAAACTTTTCTCATAATGCCAATATCAAACTAAACAACAACATTACCCAAAACTTTAAAGTTTTTACCAATGCTAAGCTTTATTACAGAGATAGAGATTATTCTAGCAAAAGGGACAAAAGTACAGAAGACAGTTCTGAAACACTTATCAATACAAGTAAATCAGATAATAAAATCAAACAAATTTACAGAAGGTTAAATTCATCACTTAGTGCTATTTATAGATTCCCTAAACTAAACTCTTATATTAATTACAGAATCAATACAGCAGTAAAAGATTCCGACAACAAAACGGGCAACATCTCAAAAACAGATATTTTTGGAAACAATGCTAGAACTATTTTAAGAAATCAACAAATTCAGCAAAACAACAAAGTAAAAGAATATAAACACACTTTAAAATACAATCAAAGACTTGGGAGTAAAAATCATATAGAATATGCATTTATTAGCACTACCGAAAATCAAGACAACGTTAAAGAAGTATTTGATATTGATGAGAGCAACAACTCTAGTAGTTTAAATTCTAGTATTAGTTTTGACCAAATAATTAATACCGAAAAAAAAGAACATCAAATAGGATACGGATACAGATCTAAAAAAATTCAGTACAGATTTAAAGCAAGTAAGCTACACACAAGATTAACTAATGATGAACTAAGTAGAGATATTGGTGTTTCTAGAGATTTTAACGATATTATTTTATACTCAAACTTAAGATATCGTTTTCCAAATGATTTATTTTTAGATCTTAATTACAAAACTGATAGTGATATTCCTAGAGCTAGTGAACTATTAACCATTACAGACAACACCAATCCTTTATTTATTAGAATTGGTAATCCATCACTTAAAAGAGAACTAGAACACTCTGCTAGTGTAAACATGAGGATGTTTCTTAAAAAGAGCAAAGTATTTATTTACAACAGGCTAACATATAGCACCGTAACAGATAAAATTATTGATGTAGAAAATGTAAACCCGGATGATTTGGTAACTACTAGAACTTATATTAATAATAGTAGTAACAATCAATATTCTTTAAGAGGAAGTATTTCTAAAGACTATAAAAAAGCACCCTATTTTTATAGCATAAAAATGAAATGGAATGCCAATGTTGGAGATAATTCACATTTAATTAACGATATTCTATACAAAAGTCACTATGCCGCTTTAAGTCCTTCTTTTTATACAGAATTAAATTATAATGATATTTTTGAAATCTCTCCTTTTTATAAATTATCATTAAACAAAACACAATTTTCTACAGATAATATCAAAGACCAATCTGTTACCCAACATACCATGGGGATAGATTTTTCTACCTTTGCTCCAGAAAAATTTACCCTATACAACCAAATACAATACAATTATAACCCACAATTTGAAAAAGGTTATGGAAGAGAAGCGCTCATTTGGAATATTACAGCGAACTATAACTTAATTCCAAATAAAGCCAAGCTTAAATTAACTGTATATAATATTTTAAACCAATACAACAATACCACCAGAAGTTTCTCTGAAAGTAAAAACACAACAGATACTTATGAGGTATTACAGCAATATGCCATGCTTAGTTTTAGGTATAACTTTAAAAACTAA